The segment tgggtacacacaacctatcttaatacctcaaaacaccatcccttcctaaggagaatgactcattaagcttaccaagaaccgattctttcaattCCATCAATGCCAAGTCAAGGTGTTTCTTACACGTCatctcaaccaccaaagacgatTCGAAGTTATGGTGGACCACAAAGCCACCATTAGGGGAATCTTCCAACCTTACACTcaaacgagccaacctatgaacatctttcactagatctttcttggcttcttctacatgagatacactacccatagtcatacgacttagagcattcGCCACCACATTGGTCttgccggggtggtagagaacattcatatcatagtctttcaacaactcCAACTATCTCCATTTATGGAGATTTAACTTCTTTtatgtaaacacatattggagacttttatggtccgtatacacatccacatggaCCCATAAAGATAATGTATAGAaatcttcaaagcaaacactaccaCCGCCAACTCAAGGTCATTAGTTGGGTAATTTCTCTCATGAatcttaagttgcctagaggcataggtAATAACCTTCCCATGTTGAATAAGAACACATCCTAACCCGACttgagatgcatcacaatatatgACGAAACCCTCATTTTCCTCCGTTAAGCTCAACACTGGATCataggtaagcctatctttcaacaattgaaagcttttctcacacgCCTCCGACCATTCAAActtcacattcttttgggtcaaggtagtcaaaggagatgaagTCGGTGCAAACCCATCAACAAACTGTCTATAATAACCCAcaagacccaagaaactccaaaTGTTGGTTGGGGttaatggtctaggccaattcttcacCACTTCGGTTTTTCTCGAATCGACCTCTacaccctcactagagatgatatgccCAACAAACGCcactgacctcaaccaaaactcacatttgctatacttggaatATAATTGATGTTCCTTTAGGACTTGCAAAATCACTCTTAAATGGTCTACATGCTCACCCTCATTCTCCGAATATActaagatgtcgtcaatgaacacaatgacaactgaatctaggtaacttttaAACACCCTAGTCATAAGGTCTATAAATGCCACTAGGACATTTGTCAACCCAAATGACATCATTctaaactcatagtgaccatatcttatTCATAAGATCAATTTGGGAATATCCTCAtttctcaccctaagttggtgatatcccgatctCAAATCGATCTTTGAAAAGTATCTTGCCCATTGGAGTTGATCAATTAAGTCAtaaatccgagggagaggatacttattcttacaTATTCTAAGGGACCACTCCGTGATTTTACAAACAAAATTGGAACGCCCCAtggggaaatactaggttgtaTGAAACCCTtttctagtaaatccttgaattaagccttcaactctttcaattcggccggagtaATCCGATAAGGAGAAATTGCAATGAGATGTGTATtcggtagcaagtcaataccaaaattaatttcccgtttgggagggattccgggaagatcattaggaaagaccttcggaaattccctcactacggggacaaTCTCAATAGGAGGAATCTCGGAGTCTAAAcgtttgactcttacaatatggtataagcaccctttagagatcattttgcaagctttcaaacaagaaatgatttgacttctaggaatagaatttccccccttccactctaacatcggttcatttggaaagttaaacttcaccacccttgttctacaatctatagaggcaaagcaagcatgcaaccaatccatacccaatataacatcgAAATCGACAATATAATGTTcaactagttcaacataagtaatTTTATTGGGTAACATTAAAGGACAATTcctatataccctctttgcgACCACCgagtcacccaccggggtagacaccataaaaggttcattcaaaatatcggggaaaatatcaaacttactagctaCCAAAGGAGTAGCAAAAGATACGGTAGCActcggatcaagtaaagcatatacatcaatagaaaagacttgtaacataccggtcacaacgtcgggagaactctcttgtttaCCCCTAGAACGGAAagcatagaagcgattcttctttggaggatcAACATTTGAACAACTTGCTTGTCCAGTCCCCTTGTGTTGCCTCTTCAAATTAGggcaatctctcaccttgttaCCCCtttttccacaaccaaagcaatttcCCGTTCCCACTAAGCACTCGCCCATATGACCATTACCACACTTGGTACACCTAGGCTTCTCACTAGGTGAGTCTCCAATCCTTCCCTTTTGGGATTTAGGTTTAGGCACCTTATCATCACTAGCCTTAGGGAACCTAGAAAGAACTTGATTAaagaacctcttcttgaacttaagcttgtcttgaatgtcaagcctaccctttgaagaaccactatCAAAAGACCTTGCCCTATTGGCATCTgtactctttctcttagcccttgtttcttccacttgttgagcatgaaccattagacgagaaatgttcatattatcatgtagcatagccgaacgacattcttctttcaagtcatccgacactcccatcacaaagcggctcatttcatctctaggatcgaaaaccaaagaagaagtatactttgaaaatttagtaaatttcaaagagtagtcaagcacactcatacctccttgatgacgttgatgaattcttccaccttatattctctcttttccctaggaaagaacctatcaagattCTTGAAAATCTACCATGTCACCGGACCATCCCTCaaaggcctattgtctctccattggacgtaGCAAGTTTgggccacgtccttgagtttgtaagtggctaactcgatcttctcactagtagtcaaccccatagcatagagcATCTTGTAGGtttcatcaatgaattcttggggtcttcctcaactttggacccatagaaagtagggggattcatccttgtgaaatccctcaagCGAGCGGCCATGGTGCTAACTTGTTGGTTTCCTCGGGGTACCACTTTCTTATttgcttgggccgtcatagcttgaTCTTGAGTAGTGACGGCTTTTGCTTGGGCggtaatggcttgggccatttggagaaAGGCAACCCTTATGTCACCATTCGTCATGGCCGGAGGATTGGCAGGAGCTTGATCATCGTTAGCAActtcctcaagaggaggaacttgattgccACGGGGTggaactcccgcattagcaatctcttcatcaagtctttATGCAGCATTTCTttgagtattcatacctataaccacaacacaaggtttaggtgaaagcacaCATAGAGTAGACTCTAGAGGCAAGActttggatttccaagaaaaaagagaatttcctaagcatcatatagtttcctattcataagtgtggcgcgcttcataattatgaataggaatctacATACACGTTATTTAATGAGACATCatcctaaagatattcaacctcatgctctgataccaagtttgttacatccggggagcacccctgagacgtaaccggtgtcgttatcctctttgaggactaaaactagccagttagcttacatcattacatctCATAGGTTAAATTGCGAAAAATTTAAAGCTTTTCGTTGNatatatatatatatatatcaatagagATTCATAAGAAGTCCAGAATACGtttcatattaaaccatctaagtcGAATACAACATCTTGGGTTCAACTCATAATTCATTACAATAAAGCCCTtatataggcatatacaaagttaacaaagaaagagaatgaactaaatcgtctttaagactaaacaaTTCCAAATAGCAAGAGAGTGGCATCGTCCTCGAGAGGTGACGACCTACCGAACATTTGGGAAATATCCAAGTAGTCTTCAATGGCCTTCAACTAAGCTCAACGGCCGGATCCTACaatttgtagtaaacataaacatggggttagtacacacttgtactaagtatgagtatatgcacataaaacaattgaaatcatgctaaacgggacatttattcaaaaccatgctaaattactttgaaaagccttatgcacaaccaTATAAGCCAATACTCACATAAGCCATAAGTCAAACCCatgtacaacacaagaccaacatcaacaagttatagtcaagtcaacatatacaagagttcataacatcataatataggtaagacccttactcataacccaccatttggcctacaagtgcaatgaccaagcaaagccccataaccttactcaatcaggTAAACCAAACAAATGATCAGAAATAATGTCTAACTCAACATACCATAACATCAATAATAaccatcatcatatttagcaatataaaCCACTAGCATGTTCATAATGAAACTAACAttatataggatcatcaacatctATAGTCAACATAAGCATAGCATTTACTTTATAAGATCATTATatcataagaacatccttctaggTTTTCCCTCAAAGCCAACTGGTGCAATGCCTAgttagagtcccatacccctacctagactaagccaacctctcaagtcaccctatCTAGAGTTCacatcattacttcattttactttcgggaacatttgccttaaccgacatagaccacatgagctaattgtggaatccggtgttgtaaaaccttacaccgaaggaaggtggtctaccggccaaagtagaaacaaacataaacgtatctttctaggtggattcactagctagtcttcctatggtggcaacatagttctagaactaggagatgtatgaaCTTTCTGCATGCCTACGacattggagcctcatctcatcgGAATCCATTGAGTGTCCCTCATAGAGGATTCAACACCTCATATGGAACTATAAGGTAAATCTTCCTCGatgggaagtcaacacctcccattgtcaagttcactctatgctaagttaagtcccttttgaaatgtctttcgtTATAAATCAtcacttagtttaggtcatagggccTAATCCCATGTATAGTCAttgtcattagctcattaggaatagAATGAAAATGTCCTTTCATGgtaaccctcatatgtgagattagcatataatcatcatcatttcaTAACAATACACATAGGCAATCaaaatctcacaatcacatagttaagacatttcaattcaacatcataccaacacctatgTAGGCTATTcacaaggtatacttcaattgaactacatcaccaatcacaaaccatcatacttgaagtaaaggttaggatcatGAATACTTAACAAATCTCCTTAAAAagccatcatcatggtcttaccatcaacaaGCCAATTACATCCAATATTAGGTGTAGTAATATCagtcaatagtaattaacacaagaactaggccaattgcatcatcattacccaaattaatatcaattcataacctaggttAGGGGAAATAGGGTTCATCAAGAATTAGATTCAATCACAACCATAGATTATCCTAGTCAATCCATATgtattagaatagataaaaacaagtctaataatcaattcattcttcaattcccatcaattcatgACCAAGATCTAAAATTTGGGAAATTGGGGAAGGGAACATGATCAACAtgaaattgcatcaattaaaatcaattaatcaacaatCTATACTCAATTAGTCATATGAAAacataatttatcatcaatttgaagttaaaaagaaatcccattagaattggaaaacccCATAAGTTGGGTAATTTAGATTTCAACTTTGAGAGAACCtgttggggaaaggaatcccaagagtgaagaacacATACCTTAATAAAGATTAATCCAAGAAATTGATGTTAAACCCTAGAGAAAttgaccttcttcttcaaattttgttcCTTCTTCAATGGAACCgcggagagagaaagtagagagaagtgagCGATTTTGAGTTTTGTTTTGGGAATCGGGTTTGGGTGAGTGAAAAATGACTTCAAAATGATCCTTAGGATATATATAATCACCCCCTAAATtatccaaaataccccttactTAAAtttggtctttttgtgaagtctaaatgtcaaaaatacgATTTTATCGAATCTGAGAAGTGGCTCCGCGTCGCGGGGCCaacacacattttattttcaaaataaattttgggaCAGTGAGGTCCGTGTGGGCTGCGCTTCGTGCAGCAGCCCACTGATTCTTGACTTTCGCaagctgctttggcagcctgtccacccatgttggggtcctcctccaTGACCCTTCGAGTGGTCATTGGGCATCGTTATTGGACGTTTAGACTCTCTATACTACATTGTACCTAataaaagtctttttacaatttttagacttcatttgacccTCCAAAACCATGCCCAAATATCgcgacgtcaactagttcaattagactagtttccggacgtcatagACGTCCTTTGACGTCTCGACTCTAAAATTTCTCGGATGACTTCTAAgcattattttaggtcataaaaCAGTATCTAAACCCTTGGatactcatgttaggctctagattaggtcttgacttttcaaagtgttacacaACGCCACTGAGCTACGCCTTTGGTGTATGTTCAGGGggttcaatatatatatatatatatatatatatatatatataNNNNNNNNNNNNNNNNNNNNNNNNNNNNNNNNNNNNNNNNNNNNNNNNNNNNNNNNNNNNNNNNNNNNNNNNNNNNNNNNNNNNNNNNNNNNNNNNNNNNNNNNNNNNNNNNNNNNNNNNNNNNNNNNNNNNNNNNNNNNNNNNNNNNNNNNNNNNNNNNNNNNNNNNNNNNNNNNNNNNNNNNNNNNNNNNNNNNNNNNNNNNNNNNNNNNNNNNNNNNNNNNNNNNNNNNNNNNNNNNNNNNNNNNNNNNNNNNNNNNNNNNNNNNNNNNNNNNNNNNNNNNNNNNNNNNNNNNNNNNNNNNNNNNNNNNNNNNNNaaaaaaaaaatatatcacctTAAAAGTGTTAACTTTAATCTCAAAATGCACAAATCAAATTggattatatatatttcacataaacTAAAGATGCACAGAATATATTTAATGAGAAACAAAAAGATATACATCACATCttcatttatcaattactattgTTCTAGATGATAGAGAATTAGCtaattaaatgatttaagagttatataaagtaatttagATTAATACACTATTGTCCAAGCCTATTCAgacaatatattcataaaaaaagataaaggagtgttcaaaatattaaatgaagTGCGTAGAGAAAAGGATACTAGATGCATCAAAAGATACATACTAGAGCTAActagtttatcattttattaaattagaagAAGTTCATAGATAATGAAAGCTTAATTTGCTAAACTAAGTATATCCATTTGTGGAACGAGTATGTATTTTCCTTTGAACTGTATAAAACACTTTGTTATAATCAAAATGTTTATGGTTTTGAACTGTATAAAACACtttgttttaataaaatgttgatacacacacacacacacagacacacatatgtatgtatatgtatgtatatgtatgtatatatatctatatatatgtatgtatatatatctatatatatatatatgtatgtatctatatctatatatatatatatgtatgtatctaTATCTATAAATCCGCCCCTGTGTAGCACAGACCCAACATGTTATTTAGTTTGATTAAATACATAGTAAACATCAAAAATATTACAACTATGCAAcatctaaaaaattatattctacATTCATCATGAGTTCTTAATTACAATTACATAAACTTTAAATGTTGGATATCTAAACACATCTTTATAAGTTAATGTAAGTTTTTTTGTCCATCACTCTAAAGGTGTATCCTGCAAatgtaaattattaaaagtcGTAGCTCAAAGACAACTACAAAAATTTACATGATTGAGAACATTGGGAAAGACATAATGAAACATATCTCaaattgattaaaaagaaattgacaGTAATATCAATTAGTTAGCTACCTCTTTTTACGTGTGGTTGACTCTTCTTCATCTTGCTATCATAGCTAAGGAAGAGGGGATTTATAATATCACTTAATCACCTAGACTgagttttgttcattttatacATCTTTTATCAGGTTTTGATGTgtttttttgaaactttttattaatatgACAAAGTAATTGAGATACACTTATCAATGACGCGTGAAAGACTTATATTTAatcatttctattttattttattttgttcttctcCGTTTCTCAAGCTATCACCTTCCACCATTTTCCAAACTTAAACTTCTTAAATagatgtcattttttttttaattcaaattactTTTGAAGctataattttttaacatttgttatatttcttttctaaaacTATCATTACCAACCTCcacattttttatcaaaagatatttcataattattctctttttcttttcctctcgCTTCCCCTCTTTTCTTCCTATAAATGCGTACTAGAGTCATCAAATAGATAATGCAGTGTGATacaataattacttatttttttcatatttaatgaaCACAATATAACACCATTTAAGGCAAGGAGAAGGATAAAACAAAGAGATTCAATATCGATCTATTTGTATTAGCTATGAActatttaacaaaaattttgaagaCCTTCCAGATAACTTCTGATCTCCAGTATCATCcttaatggaaaaaaaatagcGCAATTGAGCTTTGTTACTAACTTATTACTCTCtttgtttaaaaattaatgatcatatttttattttagtttgtttaaaaaaaatgatcactTTCCTTTTTTGccaaaactttaactttaattttccaCGTGATATGTTTAAAACCACAGgattaaagggtattttggtacatttgatataactttagtttagaaccacaagacaaaaaaatcttcttctttttttttaatttcgctCTAAGTTAAACTagatcatttatttttaaactgaGGGAGTAATGTTCTGGAAAGGAAATTTAAAATCAGTGAAATTATGACTTTCAGTGCTTACtattaataaatacataatataagaGTAGTGTCTATTGTGGTgaataaaatttacatacaaataataataataataataaattatgctatttatttatttatgataaaggtggaaaagagaagaaataaagAGTAAAGGAAGTCAATGATTTGGTCCCATAAATTCCAAATAACAGCATTGAGTACTTGTCTAGGAAAATCCTTTTCATTGTTTTCTCTATGaatgaactaaaaaaaaaattctaaacccTAACAAGATTTTCATCGGTTATGGCTATGGAAGAATCGGCAATTGCCGTTGATTTACTCACCGATTCATCGGCTACATCTCTACCGTCTGATCACACAGACTCTTGTTCTTCACCGTCTGATCTCCCTTCCCCCACGGCCACCAAACTTAACGCCTTGGCGCCGGCATTCGTTCCGCTGTCGATTTCTCCTACGCCGTCTTTGAACGATTTGAATCAGGCTGATTTTCATCCGCTTCCGAACCATTATGTATATGCTCCTCAGTTGCAGGTTCAGTATCCATCACCGTATTATGGCGGTGGTGGTGGTGTAGCTGATGTAGATCATGCTAGTGCTAGTAAACGTGGAGGGTTAACTGATGAAGCTGCGCAAAAGATTGTTAATCAAGTAAgtagaaatttttatgtatctATTACTCTTGATGCTTAATCCAAAACTGGATTTGTTCTAAAAGATTAATTATTGAGTACTGGAATGTAGCCGCCTAGATGGAGTGGAGTGGTGGTGGTAGTAGTAGTTCTTGTTGTATTACtgcttatatatgtatatacatttttttatataaccGTGATTTGTGATCAACATACTTGTCTAATTCCGCTTGATACTTGCCCCCGCCCATGATCAACTGATGAGATGTGAACAAATCACAGTGTTTTTGTCTCGTTTGGAATTTGAACCTGAGACCTCATGGTTTTTATTCTACTTCAGGCCACACCCTTGTGTACTCTGTATTATTATTTAGGGATTGTTGCGTTTGTTTCTTTAGAGTGTGGGTTCTATGCAAATGATAAATTGAAATTTGGGTGTGTTTAAAATTGCATATGTAGTGTGGATTTTATGTATGATTGAGTAGAAGTGCGcgttatttgatttattttttcataattccGTTGAGCTTATAGTACTAGCTGTAAGTTATTAACAAACTGATTCTGCAATGTGCATTCTTAACTTGCCGAATTCTTTTGAAGCTATAAGATAGTGATGCTAGATTTTAGAAAAGTTTCTAAgtgtttatgaaattttataagAGTGAGACACTGTGTGTTGTTCTTTGTGTATTATACTAATTCCGATGTGTTTCCATTGTCTGTAGGTGGAGTTCTATTTCAGTGATTTAAATTTGGCAACAACTGATCATTTAATAAAGCATATGCTCAAGCATCAGGAAGGTTATGGTAAGTTGTCCTTTAGCCATTGTTTTGGACGGTGGAAGGAGACAAGAGCAGCACTtcattaatacaaaaaaataatactatttaattgcatatataaataatcCAAATCTCAATAGCAATAACAAATTTgcaaatatttcaatttaaaaaattgaaaatagatAGTACATACTAGATTTCTAGAtcttgaataagaaaaactaaataaaagtcaaaacaaTGAGAAAACAAATAGAGGTAAAAGTAATTATGAAGTctgaagaaggagaaggacaAAGAAGCAAAGgaaggagaaaagaagaaacATGTATTAGTTGGACCTTGGAGTCGTCGGAGAAGTCTGGCTGTTGCCGGAGAAGCCGGAGAAGTCGAGTCGAGTCGACTAGAAAACCCtaaaattatcttttgactttTAAAACCCTAAATTTGTAGACTTTTCATTAAGAAAATACACGGCTCTTGCCTTTATCGCCTTGCCACAAAGCTAATAGGCGATGAAGGGTTGCCTCGCCTCTCGCCACTGGTGACAATGCAATCGTCTTTCACAACACTGCCTTGACCCTTGACTCTGTGTGATAAAGGGTGGGGTAGGTGGGTGGGGGTGAGGTCCTTAGCCTTTGTGCTTCGAGTCTCTCCTTGctaatttatgttttatagATATTTGAAGTATTTGTTTCTGATGAGATCTTTCTTAAGACAACCTGGACTTCTTTTCTTTGCTACAGTACCAATATCTGTAGTTGCGTTGTTCAAGAAGATTAAAGCTCTTATACGTAATCATGCACAGCTTGCTCAAGTTCTGCGGAGCTCTACAAAGCTGGTGAGTTTTTCCTCTTCACCTTCCACCCCTTTCCCACCCAAAATTAGTCCCGCTGCCTATGTTAAGTATTCTTCTTTTGCAAATCACACACTTCCACCATGTAAGTTCCAGCGATAATTTCTCTCAAATACATAAGCTCTTTGTTAATTTACTCATTTtaatgtatttctttattttccttttgtcCTCTTAGGTTGTTAGTGAAGATGGAATGAAGGTTAAACGCAAAATTCCTTTGGCCGAAACCGACTTAAAAGAACTGCAAGTAGGTCTTTTTGTTTCTAACTGTTCTGATTTACAACAAACAAAGTTCGATTGAACATTTATTTCCACCTAGTAGTTGATATCAGATATTTATCAGTATTTTGTTGTTCTGGTTCCTGTTTGTCATTTTAAGTCTCGAATTGTGATTGCTGAAAATTTGTCTGAGGATCATTGCCATCAGAATCTCATGAAGATTTTCTCAGCAGTTGGAAGGTAAAATACTTTTTATGGTCTGTATGTTTAGAAGATATCCTTAACATAAAATATCATCAACCTTTCTAACATTCTTTCTTACTGCATCAGCGTTAAAATGATACGCACCTGCTTACCTCAGTCTTCCAATGGTGGGGCATCTTCAGGATCTAGAACAGCAAAGTCAGATAGTACTCTTCACAGCAACAAGGTAGGTGGTGTGATTTACTTGCTGATTGTGTGGTATAGTAGTTCATTCATCCGTGGGAAATCTTGAACTCAATGCCTTCGCCCAACTACAGCCAGAATTAACTTAAGAAATGGTTAATGTCATGTTCGAGTTGTTTATGTTCTGTTTTTGGGAAATAAAGCTCGACTTTACTAGCAGTGCTAGTATACAAAGAACAATGACTGGAATAAATTGGTACTGCTACATAGTTCTGTAGTCTtgtatataaaataacaaagGGTCTATATTTGTACTTGGTATAAAGGTATTCCTTTTCGAGAATCTGAATTGAATATCTGAATGCAGTTACACGCATTTGTGGAATACGAAACCGCCGAATTGGCTGAGAGGGCGGTAAGTTAATATAATGTTGTTTCTAGtaacattttcaatatctcCGTCTCTGGCATCCTATATTTCTTTTGTGATCTTATGTTACAGGTTGTAGAGTTAAATGATGATAACTGGAGAAATGCTCTGGAAGTCCGATTACTTCTTAGAAGCTCAGTGAGTCTTGAACAGTCTTTCCCTTTTCTTACATCAATTAAGGAGCATATTATTCTGTTTATCATTTAGTGAAAGAAGAATGAGCATTCAGAACTGATGATTGATGTTAATGACATCATTTAGATACTCAAGACTACATATTTGTAGTCCAAGTTTGTTCTGAGTGCTTCTGATCCAGTTACCGAGATTTATTTGTCAATTATACATCTAAAATAACTTCAAGGGATTGATTGTTCTGAAGCATTGGAAGGAAAAGAAATAGATCGACAGGGAAACATTGCATTTTTAAGTCatcttattatgtttttatttattgtttctaGTCCATTCCTTGCCTTCCCATTCAGAAGC is part of the Solanum pennellii chromosome 8, SPENNV200 genome and harbors:
- the LOC107028143 gene encoding la-related protein 6B, with the translated sequence MAMEESAIAVDLLTDSSATSLPSDHTDSCSSPSDLPSPTATKLNALAPAFVPLSISPTPSLNDLNQADFHPLPNHYVYAPQLQVQYPSPYYGGGGGVADVDHASASKRGGLTDEAAQKIVNQVEFYFSDLNLATTDHLIKHMLKHQEGYVPISVVALFKKIKALIRNHAQLAQVLRSSTKLVVSEDGMKVKRKIPLAETDLKELQSRIVIAENLSEDHCHQNLMKIFSAVGSVKMIRTCLPQSSNGGASSGSRTAKSDSTLHSNKLHAFVEYETAELAERAVVELNDDNWRNALEVRLLLRSSEESGQAQGKKAGHDSENFKGDDGSALEINEKLNEESRHHIDAKSNELAEEHGSDGQRRGRGQGRGRGKGQGQRRGRPQSHQNNRGGHLGAPLSNVNRGSNVQNSLSNIIRVGVGKPVLEQSAAAKQSSVPRMPDGTKGFSMGRGKSMPIITM